A window of the Amycolatopsis solani genome harbors these coding sequences:
- a CDS encoding MCE family protein produces MRKLLTVGALATASALVLSGCAFKGIYDLPLPGGADLGDHPYTVNVEFRDVLDLTPQAGVKVNEVPVGRVENVGLTKDGWHALVTLKVNGDVKLPSNALANVKQSSLLGEKYVELASPGDDQAQGKLADNATIPLARTNRSVEVEELLGALSLLLNGGGVDQLNTITKELNNATSGREPDIKALLDNANQLVTNLDQQSRNITRAIDGLSRLSSTLNGQKDKLVGAVDNLGPGLGVLESQRGQLVTMLQALDNLSGVATDTVNRSQKDLVADLKALTPTLQKLGEAGNDLPKALEILLTFPFSDQAVNGVKGDYFNLFAKVDLNLKTVVENLGNSRQNALAGQIPLPGLTGGVEGTPANQPPPLPIPGDGQQSGQSQPGLGNLFGLLSGGAG; encoded by the coding sequence GTGAGGAAGCTCCTGACCGTGGGCGCGCTCGCCACGGCGTCGGCGCTGGTGCTCTCCGGCTGCGCGTTCAAGGGCATCTACGACCTGCCGCTGCCCGGTGGCGCCGACCTCGGCGACCACCCGTACACGGTGAACGTCGAGTTCCGGGACGTGCTGGACCTGACCCCGCAGGCCGGGGTGAAGGTCAACGAGGTGCCGGTCGGCCGGGTCGAGAACGTCGGCCTCACCAAGGACGGCTGGCACGCGCTGGTCACGCTGAAGGTCAACGGCGACGTCAAGCTGCCGTCCAACGCGCTGGCCAACGTCAAGCAGTCGAGCCTGCTCGGGGAGAAGTACGTCGAGCTGGCTTCGCCGGGCGACGACCAGGCCCAGGGCAAGCTCGCCGACAACGCGACCATCCCGCTGGCCAGGACGAACCGCAGCGTCGAGGTCGAAGAGCTGCTCGGCGCGTTGTCGCTGCTGCTCAACGGTGGTGGCGTCGACCAGCTCAACACCATCACCAAGGAGCTCAACAACGCCACGTCCGGGCGCGAGCCGGACATCAAGGCGCTGCTGGACAACGCGAACCAGCTGGTCACGAACCTCGACCAGCAGTCGCGCAACATCACCCGGGCGATCGACGGGCTGAGCCGGCTGTCCTCGACCCTGAACGGCCAGAAGGACAAGCTGGTCGGCGCGGTCGACAACCTCGGGCCCGGCCTGGGCGTGCTGGAGTCGCAGCGCGGTCAGCTGGTCACGATGCTGCAGGCGCTGGACAACCTCTCCGGCGTCGCCACCGACACCGTGAACCGGTCGCAGAAGGACCTCGTCGCCGACCTGAAGGCGCTGACGCCGACGCTGCAGAAGCTCGGCGAGGCGGGCAACGACCTGCCGAAGGCGCTCGAAATCCTGCTGACGTTCCCGTTCAGCGACCAGGCCGTCAACGGCGTCAAGGGCGACTACTTCAACCTGTTCGCGAAGGTGGACCTGAACCTGAAGACCGTCGTCGAGAACCTCGGCAACAGCAGGCAGAACGCGCTCGCCGGGCAGATCCCGCTGCCGGGGCTCACCGGCGGCGTCGAGGGCACCCCCGCCAACCAGCCGCCGCCACTGCCGATCCCGGGTGACGGGCAGCAGTCCGGGCAGTCGCAGCCGGGCCTCGGCAATCTCTTCGGGCTCCTGTCGGGAGGTGCGGGCTGA
- a CDS encoding MCE family protein: MLIRRTKIQLIAFAVISVVAIVYALIRFAGLGTVFGNDGYTVKLQLNESGGIFTNAEVTYRGYNIGRVGEMRLTQTGLEADLNIDPSAPQVPADLDAVVANRSAVGEQYVDLKPKADKGPYLAAGSVIPAAKTTTPVSTDRLIGDLDSLAASVPVDSLRTVVDESYDAFRGTGGDLQKLLDTARSFTTTAQEYLPQTIQLLDQGGKVLDTQNDQAANFASFSKSLNELTGTLKNSDGDLRKLIGITPQVAAQVSQVLKESGPGLGALTANLLTTANLTVTRLDGIEQGLVTYPALAGAASSVAPGDGTAHLGLVLNLFNPPACTKGYLPYSQYRTGNNLSPRPADDNAYCAEPKGSPINVRGAQNAPYGGVPVAPSDADVSANANRPAEELAEERDTRGVPGIVGSPGVSLNSLGSLLGLA, from the coding sequence ATGCTGATCCGCCGGACGAAGATCCAGCTGATCGCCTTCGCGGTCATTTCGGTCGTCGCGATCGTCTACGCGCTGATCCGGTTCGCCGGGCTCGGCACCGTGTTCGGCAACGACGGCTACACGGTGAAGCTGCAGCTCAACGAATCGGGCGGCATCTTCACCAACGCCGAAGTCACCTACCGCGGCTACAACATCGGCCGGGTCGGCGAGATGCGGCTGACCCAGACCGGGCTCGAAGCCGACCTGAACATCGACCCGTCGGCGCCCCAGGTGCCGGCGGACCTCGACGCGGTCGTCGCCAACCGGTCGGCGGTCGGCGAGCAGTACGTCGACCTGAAGCCGAAGGCCGACAAGGGCCCGTACCTGGCGGCCGGCTCGGTGATCCCGGCGGCCAAGACGACCACCCCGGTCAGCACCGACCGGCTGATCGGCGACCTCGACTCGCTCGCCGCGTCGGTCCCGGTCGACTCGCTGCGCACGGTCGTCGACGAGTCCTACGACGCCTTCCGCGGCACCGGCGGCGACCTGCAGAAGCTGCTGGACACCGCACGCAGCTTCACCACGACCGCGCAGGAGTACCTCCCGCAGACGATCCAGCTGCTGGACCAGGGCGGCAAGGTGCTCGACACGCAGAACGACCAGGCGGCGAACTTCGCGTCGTTCAGCAAGAGCCTCAACGAGCTCACCGGCACGCTGAAGAACTCCGACGGCGACCTGCGCAAGCTCATCGGCATCACGCCGCAGGTGGCCGCCCAGGTCAGCCAGGTGCTGAAGGAGTCCGGCCCCGGCCTGGGCGCGCTCACGGCGAACCTGCTCACCACGGCCAACCTGACCGTGACCCGGCTCGACGGCATCGAGCAGGGCCTGGTCACCTACCCGGCGCTGGCCGGCGCGGCGAGCAGCGTCGCGCCCGGTGACGGGACCGCCCACCTCGGCCTGGTGCTCAACCTGTTCAACCCGCCGGCCTGCACCAAGGGCTACCTGCCGTACTCGCAGTACCGGACCGGGAACAACCTGTCGCCGCGGCCCGCGGACGACAACGCGTACTGTGCCGAACCGAAGGGCAGCCCGATCAACGTCCGCGGCGCGCAGAACGCGCCGTATGGCGGGGTCCCGGTCGCGCCGTCCGACGCCGACGTCTCGGCCAACGCGAACCGGCCCGCCGAGGAGCTGGCCGAGGAGCGCGACACCCGCGGGGTGCCGGGCATCGTCGGCAGCCCGGGTGTCAGCCTGAACAGCCTGGGTTCGCTGCTCGGGCTCGCCTGA
- a CDS encoding MCE family protein, with protein MSDTRFGQTLTKGFTIAIVLALVVAGGIWWTLKDAGRNHVTAYFAGAVGLYEGNSVRMLGVDMGTVTKIQPMGNQVKVELEYDRSVAVPADAKALIVAPSLVSDRYVQLAPAYTGGPRISDGAVIGLDRTEVPLEVDQLASSLARVSETLGPNGANKNGSLSNLLTTAAANVDGNGQALHDTITKLGQAAGTLAGNKDDLFSTVENLGKFSQTLADSDKSVRNFESQLADVSGYLASEKDNLAATVQQLGTTLTAVQSFIDANHDRLKSNVDKLAGVTKVLVDQRSSLAEILDVAPVGLSNLVNTYNGASGTLDARPNLNELTQPPLVMICRLLKQAGKGIPDALGSACEGIAGVVDGLVPLPSLAQTVQALQAGQLPPLPLPIAGQLYGSGGGQ; from the coding sequence ATGAGTGACACCCGCTTCGGCCAGACCCTGACCAAGGGCTTCACCATCGCGATCGTCCTCGCGCTCGTCGTCGCCGGCGGGATCTGGTGGACCCTGAAGGACGCCGGCCGGAACCACGTGACGGCGTACTTCGCCGGCGCCGTCGGCCTGTACGAGGGCAACAGCGTGCGGATGCTCGGCGTCGACATGGGCACGGTCACCAAGATCCAGCCGATGGGCAACCAGGTGAAGGTCGAGCTCGAGTACGACCGCTCGGTCGCCGTCCCGGCCGACGCGAAGGCGCTCATCGTGGCGCCGTCGCTGGTGTCGGACCGGTACGTGCAGCTCGCCCCGGCCTACACCGGCGGCCCCCGGATCTCCGACGGCGCGGTCATCGGCCTCGACCGCACCGAGGTGCCGCTCGAGGTCGACCAGCTCGCCTCCAGCCTGGCCAGGGTCAGCGAGACCCTCGGCCCGAACGGCGCCAACAAGAACGGGTCGCTGTCGAACCTGCTGACCACCGCGGCGGCCAACGTCGACGGCAACGGGCAGGCCCTGCACGACACGATCACCAAGCTCGGCCAGGCGGCCGGGACGCTGGCCGGCAACAAGGACGACCTGTTCTCCACGGTGGAGAACCTCGGCAAGTTCTCGCAGACGCTGGCCGACTCCGACAAGTCGGTCCGGAACTTCGAGAGCCAGCTCGCCGACGTCAGCGGCTACCTGGCGTCCGAAAAGGACAACCTCGCCGCGACCGTGCAGCAGCTGGGCACCACGCTCACCGCGGTGCAGTCGTTCATCGACGCCAACCACGACCGGCTGAAGTCCAACGTCGACAAGCTGGCCGGGGTCACCAAGGTGCTCGTCGACCAGCGCAGCTCGCTCGCCGAGATCCTCGACGTCGCCCCGGTCGGCCTGAGCAACCTGGTCAACACCTACAACGGCGCGTCCGGCACGCTCGACGCCCGGCCGAACCTCAACGAACTGACCCAGCCGCCGCTGGTGATGATCTGCCGGCTGCTCAAGCAGGCCGGCAAGGGCATTCCGGACGCGCTCGGCAGCGCGTGCGAAGGCATCGCCGGCGTGGTCGACGGGCTGGTCCCGCTGCCGTCGCTGGCCCAGACCGTCCAGGCGCTGCAGGCGGGCCAGCTGCCGCCGCTCCCGCTGCCCATCGCCGGGCAGCTCTACGGCTCGGGAGGTGGCCAGTGA
- a CDS encoding DNA-directed RNA polymerase subunit beta' translates to MLDVNFFDELRIGLATADDIRQWSFGEVKKPETINYRTLKPEKDGLFCEKIFGPTRDWECYCGKYKRVRFKGIICERCGVEVTRAKVRRERMGHIELAAPVTHIWYFKGVPSRLGYLLDLAPKDLEKIIYFAAYVITGVNTELRHNDLPTLENEIGVERKNLETKRDADIEARAQKLEADLAELEAEGAKSDVRRKVKEGGEREMRQLRDRAGRELDRLEEVWTTFTKLDTRQLIADELLYRELVDRYGEYFTGGMGAEAIQKLATEFDVSAEADNLRDTIRNGKGQKKLRALKRLKVVAAFQATGNDPRGMVLDAVPVIPPDLRPMVQLDGGRFATSDLNDLYRRVINRNNRLKRLIDLGAPEIIVNNEKRMLQEAVDALFDNGRRGRPVTGPGNRPLKSLSDLLKGKQGRFRQNLLGKRVDYSGRSVIIVGPQLKLHQCGLPKDMALELFKPFVMKRLVDLNHAQNIKSAKRMVERSRPQVWDVLEEVITGHPVMLNRAPTLHRLGIQAFEPQLVEGKAIQLHPLVCEAFNADFDGDQMAVHLPLSAEAQAEARILMLSANNILSPASGRPLAMPRLDMVTGLFHLTRLAEDAEGAGNAYSSPAEAIMAFDRKALSLHAPVKIRVTDRQPAKADEAALAEKGWEPGKAWLAETTLGRVLFNELLPADYPFINEPMPKKRQAAIVNDLAERYSMTQVAQTLDRLKDAGFYWATRSGVTVAISDVLTPVGKKAILDEYEGKASQVEKRYQRGQLSHTERNNELVKVWTQATEEVHKIMETALPDDNPIAMIVKSGAAGNMTQVRSLAGMRGLVSNPKGEYIPRPIKANFREGLSVAEYFIATHGARKGLADTALRTADSGYLTRRLVDVSQDVIVREVDCGTTRGIMMPIGEDIGDGKVLRDQHVETSVYARNLATDAVDAKGNVVLNAGDDIGDPALDKLLSSGISKVKVRSVLTCESAVGICATCYGRSMATGQLVDVGEAVGIVAAQSIGEPGTQLTMRTFHQGGVAGDDITTGLPRVQELFEARVPKGKAPIADVDGRVRIEESERFWKITLIPDDGGEEIVFDKLSKRQRLANTPNGPLGDGDHVNVGQQLLEGTPDPHEVLRVMGPREAQMHLTDEVQKVYRAQGVSIHDKHIEVIVRQMLRRVTIIDSGATDFLPGELPERTKFEATNRAAVAEGGEPASGRPVLMGITKASLTTDSWLSAASFQETTRVLTDAAINGRSDRLVGLKENVIIGKLIPAGTGINKYRNIQVQPTEEARVAAYAIPSYDDGYYTPDVFGTGTGAAVPLDDYDFGRDFR, encoded by the coding sequence GTGCTGGACGTCAACTTCTTCGATGAGCTCCGCATCGGTCTCGCCACGGCTGACGACATCCGTCAGTGGTCCTTCGGCGAGGTCAAGAAGCCGGAGACCATCAACTACCGGACGCTCAAGCCCGAGAAGGACGGCCTCTTCTGCGAGAAGATCTTCGGTCCGACCCGGGACTGGGAGTGCTACTGCGGCAAGTACAAGCGCGTCCGCTTCAAGGGCATCATCTGTGAGCGCTGCGGCGTCGAGGTGACCCGCGCCAAGGTGCGCCGCGAGCGGATGGGCCACATCGAGCTGGCCGCCCCGGTCACCCACATCTGGTACTTCAAGGGTGTTCCCTCGCGCCTCGGCTACCTGCTGGACCTGGCGCCGAAGGACCTCGAGAAGATCATCTACTTCGCTGCTTACGTCATCACGGGCGTGAACACGGAGCTGCGCCACAACGACCTGCCGACCCTCGAGAACGAGATCGGCGTCGAGCGCAAGAACCTCGAGACCAAGCGCGACGCGGACATCGAGGCCCGCGCGCAGAAGCTGGAAGCCGACCTGGCCGAGCTGGAGGCGGAGGGCGCCAAGTCCGACGTCCGCCGCAAGGTCAAGGAAGGCGGCGAGCGCGAGATGCGTCAGCTGCGTGACCGCGCCGGTCGCGAGCTGGACCGCCTCGAGGAGGTCTGGACGACCTTCACGAAGCTCGACACCCGCCAGCTGATCGCCGACGAGCTGCTCTACCGCGAGCTCGTCGACCGCTACGGCGAGTACTTCACTGGCGGCATGGGCGCGGAGGCCATCCAGAAGCTGGCCACCGAGTTCGACGTCAGCGCCGAGGCCGACAACCTGCGCGACACCATCCGCAACGGCAAGGGGCAGAAGAAGCTCCGCGCGCTGAAGCGGCTCAAGGTCGTCGCGGCGTTCCAGGCCACCGGCAACGACCCGCGCGGCATGGTGCTGGACGCCGTCCCGGTCATCCCGCCGGACCTGCGCCCGATGGTGCAGCTCGACGGTGGCCGCTTCGCGACGTCGGACCTGAACGACCTGTACCGCCGCGTGATCAACCGCAACAACCGCCTCAAGCGGCTGATCGACCTCGGCGCGCCCGAGATCATCGTCAACAACGAGAAGCGGATGCTGCAGGAGGCCGTCGACGCGCTGTTCGACAACGGCCGCCGCGGGCGTCCGGTCACCGGCCCGGGCAACCGGCCGCTGAAGTCGCTGTCCGACCTCCTCAAGGGCAAGCAGGGCCGGTTCCGCCAGAACCTGCTCGGCAAGCGCGTCGACTACTCGGGCCGTTCGGTCATCATCGTCGGCCCGCAGCTGAAGCTGCACCAGTGCGGTCTGCCGAAGGACATGGCGCTCGAGCTGTTCAAGCCGTTCGTCATGAAGCGGCTGGTCGACCTGAACCACGCGCAGAACATCAAGTCCGCCAAGCGGATGGTGGAGCGCTCGCGGCCGCAGGTGTGGGACGTGCTGGAAGAGGTCATCACCGGCCACCCGGTGATGCTGAACCGCGCGCCGACGCTGCACCGCCTCGGCATCCAGGCCTTCGAGCCGCAGCTGGTCGAGGGCAAGGCCATCCAGCTGCACCCGCTGGTCTGCGAGGCGTTCAACGCGGACTTCGACGGTGACCAGATGGCGGTGCACCTGCCGCTGTCGGCCGAGGCGCAGGCCGAGGCCCGGATCCTGATGCTGTCGGCGAACAACATCCTGTCGCCGGCGTCGGGCCGTCCGCTCGCCATGCCGCGACTGGACATGGTCACGGGTCTGTTCCACCTGACCCGCCTGGCCGAGGACGCCGAGGGCGCGGGCAACGCGTACTCGTCGCCGGCCGAGGCCATCATGGCCTTCGACCGCAAGGCGCTGAGCCTGCACGCCCCGGTCAAGATCCGCGTCACCGACCGCCAGCCGGCCAAGGCCGACGAAGCGGCGCTCGCGGAGAAGGGCTGGGAGCCGGGCAAGGCGTGGCTGGCCGAGACGACCCTGGGCCGCGTGCTGTTCAACGAGCTGCTGCCGGCGGACTACCCGTTCATCAACGAGCCGATGCCGAAGAAGCGTCAGGCCGCGATCGTGAACGACCTCGCCGAGCGGTACTCGATGACCCAGGTCGCGCAGACGCTGGACCGCCTGAAGGACGCCGGTTTCTACTGGGCGACCCGCTCGGGCGTCACCGTCGCCATCTCGGACGTGCTCACCCCGGTGGGCAAGAAGGCCATCCTCGACGAGTACGAGGGCAAGGCCTCCCAGGTGGAGAAGCGCTACCAGCGTGGTCAGCTGTCGCACACCGAGCGCAACAACGAGCTCGTCAAGGTGTGGACGCAGGCCACCGAAGAGGTCCACAAGATCATGGAGACGGCGCTGCCGGACGACAACCCGATCGCCATGATCGTCAAGTCGGGCGCGGCGGGCAACATGACGCAGGTCCGGTCGCTGGCCGGTATGCGTGGCCTGGTGTCCAACCCGAAGGGTGAGTACATCCCGCGTCCGATCAAGGCCAACTTCCGTGAAGGCCTGTCGGTGGCGGAGTACTTCATCGCGACGCACGGTGCCCGGAAGGGCCTGGCGGACACGGCGCTGCGGACCGCCGACTCGGGTTACCTGACCCGGCGTCTGGTGGACGTCTCGCAGGACGTCATCGTCCGCGAGGTCGACTGCGGCACCACCCGCGGCATCATGATGCCGATCGGCGAGGACATCGGCGACGGCAAGGTCCTGCGCGACCAGCACGTCGAGACCTCCGTGTACGCGCGGAACCTCGCGACGGACGCGGTGGACGCCAAGGGCAACGTCGTGCTGAACGCGGGCGACGACATCGGCGACCCGGCCCTCGACAAGCTGCTCTCCAGCGGCATCTCGAAGGTCAAGGTCCGCTCGGTGCTGACCTGCGAGTCGGCCGTCGGCATCTGCGCGACCTGCTACGGCCGCTCGATGGCGACCGGTCAGCTCGTCGACGTCGGCGAGGCCGTGGGTATCGTCGCGGCCCAGTCGATCGGTGAGCCCGGTACGCAGCTGACGATGCGTACGTTCCACCAGGGTGGTGTCGCCGGTGACGACATCACGACGGGTCTGCCCCGTGTGCAGGAGCTCTTCGAAGCTCGTGTCCCGAAGGGCAAGGCGCCGATCGCCGACGTCGATGGCCGCGTGCGCATCGAGGAGAGCGAGCGGTTCTGGAAGATCACGCTGATCCCGGACGACGGCGGCGAAGAGATCGTCTTCGACAAGCTGTCCAAGCGTCAGCGGCTCGCGAACACCCCGAACGGCCCGCTGGGCGACGGCGACCACGTCAACGTCGGCCAGCAGCTGCTCGAAGGCACGCCGGACCCGCACGAGGTCCTGCGGGTCATGGGGCCGCGCGAGGCGCAGATGCACCTGACGGACGAGGTCCAGAAGGTGTACCGGGCGCAGGGTGTGTCGATCCACGACAAGCACATCGAGGTCATCGTGCGGCAGATGCTGCGCCGCGTGACGATCATCGACTCCGGTGCCACGGACTTCCTCCCGGGCGAGCTGCCCGAGCGGACCAAGTTCGAGGCGACGAACCGGGCCGCGGTCGCCGAAGGCGGCGAGCCGGCTTCGGGTCGTCCGGTGCTGATGGGTATCACGAAGGCGTCCCTCACCACGGACTCGTGGCTGTCGGCGGCGTCGTTCCAGGAGACCACGCGCGTCCTGACCGACGCGGCCATCAACGGCCGCTCGGACCGGCTCGTGGGCCTCAAGGAGAACGTGATCATCGGTAAGCTGATCCCGGCCGGTACGGGCATCAACAAGTACCGCAACATCCAGGTGCAGCCGACCGAGGAGGCCCGGGTCGCGGCGTACGCGATCCCGTCCTACGACGACGGCTACTACACCCCGGACGTGTTCGGTACGGGCACCGGTGCCGCGGTTCCGCTGGACGACTACGACTTCGGCCGCGACTTCCGCTGA
- the rpoB gene encoding DNA-directed RNA polymerase subunit beta yields MAVSPANQATAATTSAESRSESTGIPGAPKRVSFAKIREPLNTPNLLDVQIQSFQWFTGDEAWFERRVEEGEENPVGGLEEVLNEISPIEDFSGSMSLSFSAPRFDEVKASIEECKDKDMTYAAPLFVTAEFVNNNTGEIKSQTVFLGDFPVMTDKGTFIINGTERVVVSQLVRSPGVYYSKDVDKTTDKDVFSVRVIPSRGAWLEFDVDKRDTVGVRIDRKRRQPVTVLLKALGWTTEAIRERFSFSETLLATLEKDHTAGTDEALLDIYRKLRPGEPPTKESAQTLLENLFFKAKRYDLAKVGRYKVNKKLGLSTPYDTGTLTEEDIVTTIEYLVRLHAGEDKMDADNGTEIPVETDDIDHFGNRRLRTVGELIQNQIRVGLSRTERVVRERMTTQDVEAITPQTLINIRPIGAAIKEFFGTSQLSQFMDQNNPLSGLTHKRRLSALGPGGLSRERAGMEVRDVHPSHYGRMCPIETPEGPNIGLIGSLCSYARVNPFGFIETPYRKVVEGRVTDQVDYLTADEEDRYVKAQANAPITDDGTFVEDRVMARRKGGEVELIDPLDIDYMDVSPRQMVSVATAMIPFLEHDDANRALMGANMQRQAVPLLRNQAPYVGTGVELRAAVDAGDVLVAEQAGIVEELSADLITIMHDDGTRKSYGLYKFRRSNHGTCFNHRPIVNEGDRVEQGQVIADGPSTENGEMALGKNLLVAVMPWEGHNYEDAIILSERLVQDDVLTSIHIEEHEIDARDTKLGAEEITRDIPNVSEEVLADLDERGIIRIGAEVRDGDILVGKVTPKGETELTPEERLLRAIFGEKAREVRDTSLKVPHGETGKVIGIRVFSREDDDELPPGVNELVRVYVAQKRKIQPGDKLAGRHGNKGVIGKILPVEDMPFMEDGTPVDIILNTHGVPRRMNIGQILELHLGWLASQGWTIEGNPDWAKNLSEELYDVAPNTNTATPVFDGAKEEELTGLLGATKPNRDGERMVKENGKATLLDGRSGEPYPYPVAVGYMYILKLHHLVDDKIHARSTGPYSMITQQPLGGKAQFGGQRFGEMECWAMQAYGAAYTLQELLTIKSDDVVGRVKVYEAIVKGENIPEPGIPESFKVLLKELQSLCLNVEVLSSDGAAIEMRDSDDEDLERAAANLGINLSRNESPSVDDVVH; encoded by the coding sequence TTGGCAGTCTCTCCCGCGAACCAGGCCACTGCTGCGACCACCTCGGCTGAATCTCGCTCGGAGTCCACGGGAATCCCCGGCGCGCCCAAGCGGGTTTCCTTCGCAAAGATTCGCGAACCCCTCAACACCCCCAACCTGCTCGACGTCCAGATCCAGTCGTTCCAGTGGTTCACCGGGGACGAAGCGTGGTTCGAACGCCGTGTCGAAGAAGGTGAAGAAAACCCGGTCGGCGGCCTCGAAGAGGTCCTGAACGAGATCTCCCCGATCGAGGACTTCTCCGGTTCGATGTCCCTGTCCTTCTCCGCCCCGCGCTTCGACGAGGTCAAGGCCTCGATCGAGGAGTGCAAGGACAAGGACATGACGTACGCCGCGCCGCTGTTCGTCACGGCCGAGTTCGTCAACAACAACACGGGCGAGATCAAGAGCCAGACGGTCTTCCTGGGCGACTTCCCGGTCATGACCGACAAGGGCACGTTCATCATCAACGGCACCGAGCGTGTCGTCGTGTCCCAGCTGGTCCGCTCGCCGGGCGTCTACTACTCGAAGGACGTCGACAAGACGACCGACAAGGACGTCTTCAGCGTCCGCGTGATCCCGAGCCGCGGTGCGTGGCTCGAGTTCGACGTCGACAAGCGCGACACCGTCGGCGTCCGCATCGACCGCAAGCGCCGCCAGCCGGTCACCGTGCTGCTGAAGGCGCTGGGCTGGACCACCGAGGCGATCCGCGAGCGCTTCTCCTTCTCGGAGACGCTGCTGGCGACCCTCGAAAAGGACCACACGGCCGGCACCGACGAGGCCCTGCTCGACATCTACCGCAAGCTGCGCCCGGGCGAACCCCCCACCAAGGAGAGCGCGCAGACCCTGCTGGAGAACCTGTTCTTCAAGGCGAAGCGCTACGACCTGGCCAAGGTCGGCCGGTACAAGGTCAACAAGAAGCTCGGCCTGTCGACGCCCTACGACACCGGGACGCTGACCGAAGAGGACATCGTCACCACCATCGAGTACCTGGTCCGGCTGCACGCCGGCGAGGACAAGATGGACGCCGACAACGGCACCGAGATCCCGGTCGAGACCGACGACATCGACCACTTCGGCAACCGGCGCCTGCGCACGGTCGGCGAGCTGATCCAGAACCAGATCCGGGTCGGCCTCTCCCGCACCGAGCGGGTCGTGCGCGAGCGCATGACCACGCAGGACGTCGAGGCGATCACGCCGCAGACCCTGATCAACATCCGCCCGATCGGCGCGGCGATCAAGGAGTTCTTCGGCACCTCGCAGCTGTCGCAGTTCATGGACCAGAACAACCCGCTGTCGGGCCTGACGCACAAGCGTCGCCTGTCGGCCCTCGGCCCGGGTGGTCTGTCCCGTGAGCGCGCCGGCATGGAGGTCCGTGACGTCCACCCGTCGCACTACGGCCGCATGTGCCCGATCGAGACGCCGGAAGGCCCGAACATCGGCCTGATCGGCTCGCTCTGCTCGTACGCGCGGGTCAACCCGTTCGGCTTCATCGAGACGCCGTACCGCAAGGTCGTCGAGGGCCGGGTCACCGACCAGGTCGACTACCTGACGGCGGACGAAGAGGACCGGTACGTCAAGGCCCAGGCCAACGCGCCGATCACCGACGACGGCACCTTCGTGGAAGACCGGGTCATGGCCCGCCGCAAGGGTGGCGAGGTCGAGCTGATCGACCCGCTCGACATCGACTACATGGACGTCTCGCCGCGGCAGATGGTCTCGGTCGCGACGGCGATGATCCCGTTCCTCGAGCACGACGACGCGAACCGCGCCCTGATGGGTGCGAACATGCAGCGCCAGGCCGTGCCGCTGCTGCGCAACCAGGCCCCGTACGTGGGCACGGGTGTGGAGCTGCGCGCCGCGGTCGACGCCGGTGACGTGCTCGTCGCCGAGCAGGCCGGCATCGTCGAGGAGCTCTCGGCGGACCTGATCACGATCATGCACGACGACGGCACGCGGAAGAGCTACGGACTGTACAAGTTCCGCCGCTCGAACCACGGCACCTGCTTCAACCACCGCCCGATCGTCAACGAGGGCGACCGGGTCGAGCAGGGTCAGGTCATCGCCGACGGCCCGTCCACCGAGAACGGTGAGATGGCGCTCGGCAAGAACCTGCTCGTCGCGGTCATGCCGTGGGAGGGCCACAACTACGAGGACGCGATCATCCTCTCGGAGCGCCTGGTGCAGGACGACGTCTTGACGTCGATCCACATCGAGGAGCACGAGATCGACGCCCGCGACACCAAGCTGGGCGCCGAGGAGATCACCCGGGACATCCCGAACGTCTCCGAGGAGGTCCTGGCCGACCTCGACGAGCGCGGCATCATCCGGATCGGTGCCGAGGTCCGCGACGGCGACATCCTGGTCGGCAAGGTCACGCCGAAGGGCGAGACCGAGCTGACGCCGGAAGAGCGCCTGCTCCGCGCGATCTTCGGCGAGAAGGCCCGCGAAGTCCGCGACACCTCGCTGAAGGTGCCGCACGGCGAGACCGGCAAGGTCATCGGCATCCGCGTGTTCTCGCGCGAGGACGACGACGAGCTGCCCCCGGGCGTCAACGAGCTGGTCCGCGTCTACGTGGCCCAGAAGCGCAAGATCCAGCCGGGCGACAAGCTCGCCGGCCGCCACGGCAACAAGGGCGTCATCGGCAAGATCCTGCCGGTCGAGGACATGCCGTTCATGGAGGACGGCACCCCGGTCGACATCATCCTGAACACGCACGGTGTGCCGCGACGGATGAACATCGGCCAGATCCTCGAGCTGCACCTGGGCTGGCTGGCCTCGCAGGGCTGGACGATCGAAGGCAACCCGGACTGGGCGAAGAACCTGTCCGAGGAGCTCTACGACGTCGCGCCGAACACGAACACCGCCACCCCGGTGTTCGACGGCGCGAAGGAAGAGGAGCTCACCGGGCTGCTCGGGGCGACCAAGCCGAACCGTGACGGCGAGCGCATGGTCAAGGAGAACGGCAAGGCGACCCTGCTGGACGGCCGCTCCGGCGAGCCGTACCCGTACCCGGTCGCGGTCGGCTACATGTACATCCTGAAGCTGCACCACCTGGTCGACGACAAGATCCACGCCCGCTCCACCGGTCCGTACTCGATGATCACGCAGCAGCCGCTGGGTGGTAAGGCGCAGTTCGGTGGCCAGCGCTTCGGTGAGATGGAGTGCTGGGCGATGCAGGCGTACGGCGCCGCCTACACGCTGCAGGAGCTGCTGACGATCAAGTCGGACGACGTGGTCGGTCGCGTCAAGGTGTACGAAGCCATCGTCAAGGGGGAGAACATCCCCGAGCCGGGCATCCCGGAGTCGTTCAAGGTGCTCCTGAAGGAGCTCCAGTCGCTGTGCCTCAACGTCGAGGTGCTCTCCAGCGACGGTGCGGCGATCGAGATGCGCGACTCCGACGACGAGGACCTCGAGCGCGCCGCCGCGAACCTCGGCATCAACCTGTCCCGCAACGAGTCGCCCTCGGTGGACGACGTCGTGCACTGA